atagctaaattaataaagaaataaccaaagattgcagttgaggtatgctttttgctggtaggcaaaaaccctcaactgtttggttggtttagtcgaatatccttattagcgcttctcattaggctatgtagcttaaataatgacaaaatcaggccgtatagaatgcaacatgtttaatagcctaactttcaatagatggggaaaaacatgaacgtctaacatgaacgtcgcaataacgaggcatagtgagtagcatatatgtgtgtgcgcgagaatggcagtgtgcgtgtgtaagtgacgtcagtgagtgagtggacgagcgaggagagcgagcggtagcgcgtgtgtctagtgaagaagcgaacgagtccggtagaataaagtacccatcctgtcaataatcggtggccgcttcattccgacccataagcagacaaactgccagtcaaatcacacaaaacaatagagacaggatgacataggcaatttttttcgcgcttggcccactctggattaatgtcgttcatatcgcatatgaggacttcgacggctgtggagaagtgcaatcctccgtagccacggagagggcatctcgtcgcatacctacggcatcgataggagggggcgctgtcagcagactattatttagacaaattattagcaaatttcaatcggacaatttgaccggagagttagaaagggcatatcgcgcttctgccttctcagaCCGCAAGACAGgtttgtggctttgagtgtcgcgatttctgtttcgatacgcgtatcgttacagccctactctctctatatatatatatatatatatatatatatatatatatatatatatatatatatatatatatatatatatatatatatatatatatatatatatatatatatatatatatatatatatatatatatatatatatatatatatatatatatatatatatatatatatatatatatacgtacacATTTTGCATATTACATCACTTTAGGAGGTAGATTGGTAGTTGTTGGGTAGGTAAATGGGTATGAGACATTACCTACAATGACAACAAATACATGCTCTCTTTCTCTAGGTGGTTTTCCAGATCGTTAATGGAATACGGGATATTACCCGTACGTACAATGTGTTGAAGAAGCTCAATGCTAAAAAGGGGAGGACTCCAGttcaatatgtgtatgtgttttcatTCCTTGCCCCCATCTTTGCACACCGACATAAGATTTAATGTTTAtaggtgagtgtgagtgtgtctgtatattaaataaataaatggtctCTCCTACAGGAAAAATCGGGAAGTGTGGAAATCGTGAGTCTCTCAGTCTCCTTATCGATTAGAAACGTTGTCAACATCTTTCGGGTTGCAGACTTTTACAGTCACTGAAAGCTGATCTAACGATACCATTTTGTTATTTCAGGGTAAGCGATTTCACGTCAAGCATTCAGAATATAGATGTCAGGACAGTGATCAACAGTCCCCAGCATGCAAAGTCTGGCCAATCGCCACCGGACCCCTCAGTGCCTGGCCCCTCAGGTCCTGGCCCCTCAGGTCCTGACCCACCAGCACCTGACCCACCATCGCCTGGCCCCTCAGGTCCTGGCCCCTCAGGTCCTGGCCCCTCAGCGCCTGGTCCCTCAGGTCCTGCTCTCCTAAGCCCCTTGGCCCCTGCAGAACTCGGCGCCTCAGCCCACGACCAGGACGGGCTCCCGGGCTCCGGCCCCCAGCCTCCAGCCCTGAGTCAGGAGATGTACCGCTTCTTTGCTACGGCCATCCACCAGCATCGCCAGGCCAGAGTCGAACAGGAAGTGAGACGAGGTGGACAGGAAGGAAGCCAGAGAGAGGTACGGTCTCGTCCTAGCTCTCTTGTCTCCAGCATAGGGGCTGTGTTGAGGTGTTGGTTCTAAGGCCACAGTATCGATAAACTCAACTGACTTGGTGCTGCTATCGGTACTGGAGAAATTAAGCAAATACACTTTCTATTAATTTAGGCTAGTTATTTCATTGCGCTAGTTATATAAATCGTCTGCAGATGTCACGATTATAGCAAAATTATAAAGAGATAATTCCCTGTTTCTCTGATTAAATCGTTAAAATCTTCACGAATGCCATCCCTAGTCAGGGCTCAGAATCTTTCCTCTCTTTGGAACCAGCAGGTCTCAATGGACCTCGACAAGACCACCTCCTCTTCAACGACAGCCCATTCCTCATCCTTGTCTGGAGCCACAGTGTCCTCCTCACATCTCCCCAagtcctcctcatcttcttcagATCTCCCCaagtcctcctcatcctcttcagaTCTCCCTaagtcctcctcttcttctacttcttcttctctccctcctccggcCGGAGTAGTCCCTTCCTCTTCTGAacagaacacacaacagaaGTGTGAAGAATCTCCTGTCCAGGTGTCTGAGGCTGTTGACACGACACACACTCCATCGCCTACCAGCCAGGAAGGGTCACGCATCACTGCCACGGAGGAGGCGGAGTCTCTTCCTGCCTGTCCCCAAATCACAAGGAAGGAGGTACTAAGTGTAGCAGCCATGGTATGTGAAGATGACATGGCGAGGCCTGGCCACATGATGGCAGCAGAGACCTCTCTTAAAAGTGCAGCATCACTGACAGGAAAGGATGTCTTACACACTGATCCATgtctggaggaagaggggaagagaaagGCCCAGCAAGAGTTAACCCTCACAGGAAAGGATGTGGTCGTCTCTCCCAGCGAAGACATGAAGGAGAACAGAGTAGAGGTGGATGAAACACACCAGCAGCTGGGTGATGAAAAGACAAGCGACCAGATGCTCCATTCGAGGCCAGAGTGCGGCGAGGAGATGCCTCACAAAACCCCGGTCCAGCCTGAGACACCAGGCCTCCCTGACCCTGAGAGCCAGACCTCTGAACCCCAAGAGGAGGAAATGTTGGCCAAAGTCGCTAATGAAGCTGAGCCATTCCAGGAGGTCCCAGAGCACAAAGAGACCATTTTGGAAGAGGGGAAGATGACAATTGTAGAAGAACAAATGCCTTCTGTGAATGAAGAAACCCCATCGGTAGTTTCGGAGGCAGCTGATGCTTTACTCAACGGTGCATCGACAGAGGAAGGAGACATCAACCGGCTCATTGACTGTGTTGAAGGATCTCCTcccgaagaggaggagcagaagaccAAGGAAACCCAAGAAGAGCAGAAGACCAAGGAAAcccaagaggaggagcagaagaccAAGGAAACCCAAGAAGAGCAGAAGACCAAGGAAACCCCAGAGAAGGAGCAGAAGACCAAGGAAACCCAAGAAGAGCAGAAGACCAAGGAAAccccagaggaggagcagaagaccAAGGAAAccccagaggaggagcagaagaccAAGGAGGTGCAGACCAACAAGGAGAAGAACAGCAAGGAGCtcaaagaggaggagcagagaaatAAGGAACCCACAGAGGTCGAGCAGGGTAGAAAGGATCCAACAGAGCAGGAACAGGGTAACAATGATCCAACAGAGGAGGAGATTAAGAAAAAGGAGCCAACCGAGAAGGGGCAAAACTCCAGGGAGCAGAGCATCGAGGAGGAGCAGAACACCAAAGTGGAGAAGAACATCAAGGAAcccccagaggaggagcagggtaaCAAGGAGCAGAGCAACGAGGCCCCCACTGAAGGGGCGGACAACAAGGGGCCCGCTGTAAAGGCGGGGGCTCCTGAGATGGAACAGCGACGATCTAAGAGAGGTCACCCAAGTCCAGCGACCACGCCGCTGTCCACCAGACGCTCCACCAGGCACTCCACCCCCTCCATGAAGAGGGAAAGCCCTGGGGAGCTACCAGTGGAGAAGGCAGTCTCTGTAGAAGTGgaagcctcctcctccccccgggtAGGTGAAAGCCCTTCCTCcggggcccccctcccccaaggtCACCCCCATCCAAAGGAAGAAGAGGTAGAATACCAGGTGACGGACTCTGTGGAAGGTGAGGTGGTCGAGGGAGTCCAGCTCCCcaccaggaggaagaggggaaggcCAACCAAACAGACGGCCAAGAACGTCCGGGTGAAGAAGGAGCAGCCCACTGCCCCGGTAGCAGAGGGGTCCGGCAAGAAGCCAGAGGAACCGTTAGAAAACCAGGCCGGTCCAACCAGGAAAGAGACCAAACCCCAGGAGGCCCCAGAAGAGAAGTCGAGAGGCAAAGTGGATGGTGCAGAAGAAAGCCAAATGGCCGACATAGTGACCCCAAGCAACCCCAAACCAAGGGTCTCCGACGAAGGGGTCAGTTTGGAGGAGGTGGCTACATACCAGGTACTGGACtctgtggaggagctggaggtgaaggaggggcCACCCGTGACGAGGGGCAGAGGAAGGAAGGCCAAAACCCCTACGAGGAAGGAGTGCAAGCGGAGTCTAGAGGAAACCGTGTTTGAGGTGTTGGATTCCATCGGGGGCGACGTGTTGGAAGACGTGCCAGCGCCAGGACGACCCCGACGGGGGCTAGCGAACAAAGACCCAACGCCTGAAAAAGATGGAAAGGTAGTACCTGACGACACTCCTGAAGGAACGCACGGCAAGCAGGAGCAAGTCAAGAAGGAACAGGAGGTGGCCCGTCAAGTCATGGAGGAGCCACAAGGTGACGAGCAGCCTGCTGCCGGAAAGAGAAGGAGTGGAcgagggaggaaagaggaggtggCGGTCTCTGGGACCTCCAAAATGGCCGCCAAAGAAGGTCAAcagagggtgaaggaggaggaggtgtaccaGGTGGTGGACTCCACCGAAGACAACCCCCATGAGGAGGAGCACGTCGACCCCCCCGGTCCTAGGAGAAGGAGCCAGCGGAGGGACCCAGCACCGACAGTGACCAGAGCCCCCAGAAGGCCTGCTTACTCCacccagggggaggagcctctgTACCAGGTGGTGGACTCGGTGGGGGGCGAGGAGGAACCGGCTCCAGTGGAGGAACAGCCGCCAGGGTTAGAGcctaggaggggggagagaggtcgtAAGGTCGCGGGGAGCGACTCCGCGACAGAAGACAAAGCGGCAAAGAAGATGAAGACCACGGAGCAAACCGTAACGCCCAAAGTAAACGAGGGTGTGGGAGCAAAGAAGGTGATGGACggaaggaagaaggagagccaggagcaggaggagaacgcTCTGGTGAGTCTGGATGAGgtcagtgaggaagaggaggactacCCCGACGATTCAGTTGAGGAGGAAGAACTGAGGAAGAGGCAGACAGTCgaggagaggcggagagaggaagaggaggaagaggagaggaagctgGGAGAAGGAATGGAGGGGCTGGTGACCCTAGATGAggttggagaggaggaggaggaggaggtggatgaggaagaggttggtcatggaggagaggcagagagtggAAGAAGAGCGGGGGGGATCACAGAAGAAGAACTGCAGGCGTTGGTCACTCTGGACGAGATTgttgaggaggaaggggaggagccaaCACTTTCAGAGCCCCTTCcagacgaccaatcagaggccgggTTGAATACTGAGGTGAGAGAAAAGTGGACTTATATGCAGATAAAAAGTTTGTATTCAGGATGATGGGGATTGTATAACAGGCTCTTATTCTGACCATCACTCCCCCTATATCCCTCGATCAGACGGTCTGTGATGAAGAGCAAGCGTCTTCCTCCATCGTTGGTGAATGTAAACAAAGCGAGGAGCAAGCAGGTGAGTGTTTCAGTTCTTGGCCCATTCCACTTCAgaggatttgattggctgattgtGATGGAGGATAGTGCTGCCGTGTGTGGAGGTTGTGACCTTTGAGCGTGTGTCCCACAGAGGAGTGTGTGAGCTTCGTGACCTTGGACGAGGTGGgatacgaggaggaggaggagacacagccACGCAGCAAAAGAGGTAGACAGGCTACAGGTaaacctcactcactcactcactcactcactcactcactcactcactcactcactcactcactcactcactcactcactcactcactcacacttatCTTCCAACCTGgctcctcttttttttcctcttttttttccagAGAGGAAATGCACCAGGAGagaacagcagcaacaaccagCAACGGCTAAACCCTCTGGAGAGGAATCCCCGCCCATCCCGGCCCATGCTACCTCCCTATTGGCCGGCGAGCCCAGGGCTGTTTTGAGCGTCAAAGGAGCAGAGCCAACGGCAGAAAGCCCCGCCCGGGATGTTGAAGAGACAGGGTCTGAGGAGACAAGGCTTCTGAGGAAAGGTAAATCTCTCTCTTCTGAATAAAGTACCTAATATTGTGCCTTCACAATGAAGGTGTCTGAAAGATTTGGCCCAAAAAGTAAGGGTTTGTGCTTATCACAAGGAGTTTAATGGCAATTATAAAGTTAAGATCGACATTATGTCCTCATTTCCTACCAAGCCTTtaccgtctgtctttctgtctgtctgtctgtagcttCCAGTAAAgcgaggagggtggaggaagaggcggagcctaAGAGAGTccgctctcactctccctccgtTGCCAACGACTACACCCTGCCCGCGTTCACCCCCAACAACCCCCTtggtgagaggagagacacacgcatTATATCCATGACAATGACATGTGTACATGTTTGAGGTGACGTTATTATTTCCCCCATCTCTTGATCCGTGCGTCTCTAGGGTCGGAGCATGTGGTTCCTGGGTTCTACTGTaatctgtgttctgtgttctacAAAAACGAGACCAGCGCCAGGACACTCCACTGCAGCCGCTTGGGTCACTACAACAACCTGAAGGCAGGCACAcccgtacacgcacacatacacatgtacatacacacataatggAGCCAGAAAACATCAGTTCCACTATTTAGTGCATCATCCATAGGGGGGGGACCCCATTGCTCAATAATGTGCTTAAAGTCACTTACCCAAACCCTCAAAAGTTCTAATTGCTTGTGTCCATCATATTCCCAATAATTCATGTCCAAGAAGCAAACAAGTTATGGTCGTCTTTGGTTCATCAAATactcccccccccaaaaaaacctcCCTACTTTAAAGGaaacatattatggtgttttttttccagaaaacatgtttttgaagctgtttgctggaaatagcttttagggaaAAAATATCagctaccgctattcccctctgcttcagtcccttcagaatgcgctgtttctggtgtctgtatcgttgatgcaaatgagctgctgcccattgaccaatgagctgtcagactgaaccacagcatggagaagggattgttgcccttTGCtggctcctggagctctatatctatattatataatattatatacggGTACATATAATCGATcaaatatcacggccaaaagctatgtgcgcctcggatgatattatgaattataaagactgtgtctgacgtctctggtacttccacaactaAATACTCTTAGTGGGGGGTATCTCGGCCATGATTGagaggaattggggggaaggaactttggcaattacaatttacaattagggcattcagcagacgcttttatccaaagcgacttacatcgtttaatacacattgaatcacacacaccgcagagtcaaccatgcaaggcaacaacCAGCTCGTCaggcagttagggttaagtgtcttgctcagggacacatcaacactcagctaggaggagctggggattgaactaacaacctttcggttacaagacaactgctctacctcctcctgagctaagccaacccccatgactctgaagtccatgaaccatCATATTGAGAAGAAAatgattgtactccgggagctgagctgccggactgcctccAAGCTCCctgcgccggagctgccggccgccgtcgaagccgtccggccgcagtccggcagctcggGCGGTGTACTCCAGGAGCTGAACTGGCGCCGAAGCTAGGTGGCAGCTCCAGTGGACTAGCAGTTCCGGCGGTCAAGCAGCTCCGGCtagggtagctcggcggcagtcaggcagctcagctccgggagtacaatccctttctactccatgactcctcctcccgacttcccttcggcggcagctccggcggggtgagctcggcgccagagaaagggattgcactcccggagcttagctgcagggctagcgccgagttccccccgccggagctgctcgtccgctggtccacacaATCTTAGTggtgctctgattggaggggagtgtggaagtgggaggtaatattcaaatgtgcccccttcctacgtaggagggggcgccgaaactgactcgctcgtttggtagctggaggcgggctgcttccagaaatgcgtGTCTTACtcaaaaaaatcatgtacagacttatttcaaagtttgtatgcgttttggagcaccatctacccacaacaccccaaatctcaggaaaagtgctgtttgCATAATCTCCCCTTTAAAAACCTCCCCCTGCTTCCTGGTTTCCTTCTTAAAGGGACGGTAGTCTCTAAAGGGCCCTTGTGGCAGCGTCCTAGTCCATACACGACCAGATAACCCAGTGGCTACCCTACTGACATCCTGTGGGTATTGTAGGATCTGACCTGTCTGGATTACTCTTCCCCGACCCCTTCTTCTAACCTGTTGTATCTGCGACCGCCGCTCAAGTTATGAGTACTTGGCCTGAGAGCTGGTATGATGGTCTTTTTTGAAAGGCCGGGCCGCTGATTGAGCTCCTCCGAAGCGAAGCCTGGAGATTCACCCTCAGCACCTTTTAAAGGTGACAGGTGTGAATATGATTATTAGCCATTACGTTTTGagaatctgcctcttctgacatcacaagtgggcgtgtccacctagatatacaacggatagatcagtctaccagccttcccagtggactgtagcaaacgttgctcatctatccgtcgtaCATCTTGGTGGACACGGCCACTTGTGATGCGACGAGAGGcagtttttcaaaacggcttgtaatggctaatcacactcacacctggtggtataatctgTCACCCAATTCTacagttggtcccattgaagccgtgtgcccattctgacacttaaattacttgagacatcgtaactcggtcaaatttcaaccgcttgccttcgttcaaaccatttaacaaatgtacacactatcttcaataatatccggaatttcgatatcatttagactttattcagaatcagtaTTAGTTTCAtgccggcttcgttttcagtttgCCTCATTGATTTACGTCGCCAGATTGGGCGTTTTTCCCTGCCAGATTtggctacttttggaggacgttcaggcagtgttgccagattgggtgttTTTTCCCACTCTtgagctacttttaatcacgcagcggctcgctattctcttaaacacacacgcacacagtgtgcagggcaatacattttgcatttctagcaatgctttgcgcttttcattgatttcattcaactttattggtttccaaccatttactttttattaaatggtgtgtatttttacattgtttacttaacatttctttgtctttatctatgtggctttattaaaacatattttcaacctcacattgtactacagcactcaccgcattctctgcaggaaatgcattttcaaGTTTTATGTATTCTGGTGAGGGAAAGGCTGAATCGCTACCATTGGCTCTGCACACTGGAGCTGTACATTTTACATAAACATTAGCATGTAGGTCATTAAGTagatgcttttatctaaagtgaTTGACAGTTCATTTGTCGTAAGAAAGCGAAACAATGAATCGCTGTCTGTTCAGTGAGGATGTTGATGGAAGAATCACTTCCAATTGCTGGGTTAACGCATTCCCCGTGATCAACCAAGCTGTAAATACATGACTGTTACGTATTTCAGCGGCACACACTAAACTCACTCCTCCTCTTACAGAAGTATTATCAGGGTCTCCAAGAGGAACAATCCAGGAGCCAATCAGGAGGCTCTACTGCTGGCAACTCCCCGAAATGACTCTAGCCCCGCCCACAAACAACCGTCTCTTCATTGGTTTCACCGGAATATGGAGGAGCCTCATCTACGTTGTTCAATCATTTTTTATATCGTTTTGAGTGTGTGAAGAAGGAGATGAGTTTGTTTAGCGCCAAAAGAAAAGGACGATGTGTACTCTGATCGTTCAGAGTACAGAAGGACAGAGGTCTGCACTTCCCAGGTCGTTATTAGATGGCGTTCAAGATATAGAAGACGGCGCTGGTCTTACTTTTTACTTACTTTTTactactttttactttttacagGAGTCATTATGGTGTGACCGTTTTATTAAAGTATGTTATGTTCAATGATTTCAAATAACAACGTTCAATAAAAGTCGGCAAAAATTGAGTAATTTCTGTCATTGAGTTGTTTGGCACTCTCATATTCAGCAGATGATCCATGTTGGGCTTTCACCAAATAGACAACcaggaatacaaacacaaattgtTATGTATAATGAATATCTTAATACTTGTGTAATACTTGATTATACATgttaaatgcatatatatatactatacatattacattttcatttaatttcctaGGATGTATTGCGGTTTGGAGGTGCTTCTGATTGGCAAGAGAGACCTGGTACACGTGTGAATGTTTTGTGTCGATTTTGTtgagtgttgggggtaacgagTTGCAAAGTATCGGATTAAAGTCACGATATTACTTTTTGGGGTAACGAAgtaaagtaacgcattacacTAAAAATATCGGTAACTACACTACTTTACTAGACTAATAGGAACGCACATTCCTGCCTTACCCCAGCCATGTTTGCCTGTTTTAATGTTATGATCTCTTTAAGGGGTGCGTGCTGACTGTGTGTGCTGCTCTTGCTTGCCTCGGCACGTTGCCATAGCGATCGATTTGAGTGACGTAGCTGCTTGTGCGAAGGAGTGTTGGAGCGCTAAAGCAGGTAACACATTAACAGGCTGGTTGCAGGGTTCATTGTAGAAGACTATTGAATTGCTCAGATTTAGAGAAATCGCAAGCCAACATACGACAGAAAAACATTTGCCCATTACCTGAACAAGTGTTATTCCGACATGGAATTGAAGCCCAAAATAGTTTGAGTCCCTGGATCATGTGTCCACCACTACTTTATTTCGTTACCCCAAAAAATGATATCGTTACTGTAATCAGTTACTTTGTACCTCGTTACCCCACACATCGAATAGTGTTAGGGTAGTTACTCATAAACAG
This is a stretch of genomic DNA from Gadus chalcogrammus isolate NIFS_2021 chromosome 17, NIFS_Gcha_1.0, whole genome shotgun sequence. It encodes these proteins:
- the LOC130370405 gene encoding uncharacterized protein LOC130370405 — protein: MSWTPPRKRSRSKSSGRKGSRSPRTKRSRSPRTKRSRSPRKKRSRSPRRKRTRSPQTKRSRSKSSGRKRSSSRKRSTSPARLRSPDWKRTSGKASSPRSSRPIHSRRSRSRSLSSSSPSSDRYRGKRPSSPARSSRRSSGSPRRGRGSRSPRHARVTRPNRRSRSGSRSPHPSSQRRRSRSHDGRSSGRRQEETSVEQLARKLLESSGVQSFTGSSSLELVVQSLAPVLLAELAKLKAASSSSSASSKEKKPSSSSSSRDEQKQSSSSSRDEKKPSSSSSSRDVQKQSSSSSRDEKKPSSSSSSKDEQKQSSSSSRDEKKPSSSSSSRDEQKQASTSLTKGGNEPPLSSSSVKVIKKVLVKKSVPTKSAKPPGSGLLGFVPAHPPLLLSGLPSTVTQQQVFSAVEKFGKSRLISVAQQRQEATVYFLQEAAAHALLGFTELKIGGNPITVTQKAVQCNKTTALGTKGTTPGNKKATPGNATTTPGNKTTTPGNKTTTPGNKKATPGNTTTIPGNKTTTPGNKTTMHANKTPTPSKSTITPDNKVTTPGNNTATTGKKTAPSGTGPIMPGNEAAIPDNTTATPVKKTTMPSNSTTVPGSTTTPGNKMSTPGNKTATPGNKSATPGIKKATPGNTKATPGNTTIIPGKATPGNKKATPGNTTTIPGNKTTTPGNKTTMHANKTPTPSKSTITPDNKVTTPGNNTAKTGKKTALSGTGPIMPGNEAAIPDNTTDTPVKKTTMPSNSTTVPGSTTMPGNKMAPPVNETITPGGDTTTTGNTTTMSENKTPTSSNITPTPDNKAIELSNNTDMQGDTGTMPVQPVAPPSLVAKVFPTVLFLKSIQCLDVRCWKWKDFLPYATSGATIMVTDLPEMECNASSWSSQALTKVLEKFGNVQNDKCFILPENCTAFVSMTAKKVAALMEALVMGASLNSKTVRCHLLKENALKSPIDFYKHLLRWSEKLYDETTLEYRLVYISNIPVNNYWMLAFNEGLRQTGGVRHYLPLIGKIFVEFVTVEDADRFGVWLSKFRPSKSKRWRIRFSRPGLDQDVYELFKARREDAFLITLFTQTVFYPTLSPQFYTPAHRTVNGPEDLEWAGKHLTGQSVVMVTGLALGTYRHMDLVDEVWPYFVEKDISLVYYSVVILPLQRRAFVHFDDALKCKEFVSDFLHKPFTIGGSDLTLHFLLDHLKPCTSELQLYNRLRGWTNVACNKADHQDHLILKEMDYCNREELRFIFKDILTRTSPNNWVSCLVLANRVVFQIVNGIRDITRTYNVLKKLNAKKGRTPVQYVKNREVWKSVSDFTSSIQNIDVRTVINSPQHAKSGQSPPDPSVPGPSGPGPSGPDPPAPDPPSPGPSGPGPSGPGPSAPGPSGPALLSPLAPAELGASAHDQDGLPGSGPQPPALSQEMYRFFATAIHQHRQARVEQEVRRGGQEGSQREQVSMDLDKTTSSSTTAHSSSLSGATVSSSHLPKSSSSSSDLPKSSSSSSDLPKSSSSSTSSSLPPPAGVVPSSSEQNTQQKCEESPVQVSEAVDTTHTPSPTSQEGSRITATEEAESLPACPQITRKEVLSVAAMVCEDDMARPGHMMAAETSLKSAASLTGKDVLHTDPCLEEEGKRKAQQELTLTGKDVVVSPSEDMKENRVEVDETHQQLGDEKTSDQMLHSRPECGEEMPHKTPVQPETPGLPDPESQTSEPQEEEMLAKVANEAEPFQEVPEHKETILEEGKMTIVEEQMPSVNEETPSVVSEAADALLNGASTEEGDINRLIDCVEGSPPEEEEQKTKETQEEQKTKETQEEEQKTKETQEEQKTKETPEKEQKTKETQEEQKTKETPEEEQKTKETPEEEQKTKEVQTNKEKNSKELKEEEQRNKEPTEVEQGRKDPTEQEQGNNDPTEEEIKKKEPTEKGQNSREQSIEEEQNTKVEKNIKEPPEEEQGNKEQSNEAPTEGADNKGPAVKAGAPEMEQRRSKRGHPSPATTPLSTRRSTRHSTPSMKRESPGELPVEKAVSVEVEASSSPRVGESPSSGAPLPQGHPHPKEEEVEYQVTDSVEGEVVEGVQLPTRRKRGRPTKQTAKNVRVKKEQPTAPVAEGSGKKPEEPLENQAGPTRKETKPQEAPEEKSRGKVDGAEESQMADIVTPSNPKPRVSDEGVSLEEVATYQVLDSVEELEVKEGPPVTRGRGRKAKTPTRKECKRSLEETVFEVLDSIGGDVLEDVPAPGRPRRGLANKDPTPEKDGKVVPDDTPEGTHGKQEQVKKEQEVARQVMEEPQGDEQPAAGKRRSGRGRKEEVAVSGTSKMAAKEGQQRVKEEEVYQVVDSTEDNPHEEEHVDPPGPRRRSQRRDPAPTVTRAPRRPAYSTQGEEPLYQVVDSVGGEEEPAPVEEQPPGLEPRRGERGRKVAGSDSATEDKAAKKMKTTEQTVTPKVNEGVGAKKVMDGRKKESQEQEENALVSLDEVSEEEEDYPDDSVEEEELRKRQTVEERRREEEEEEERKLGEGMEGLVTLDEVGEEEEEEVDEEEVGHGGEAESGRRAGGITEEELQALVTLDEIVEEEGEEPTLSEPLPDDQSEAGLNTETVCDEEQASSSIVGECKQSEEQAEECVSFVTLDEVGYEEEEETQPRSKRGRQATERKCTRREQQQQPATAKPSGEESPPIPAHATSLLAGEPRAVLSVKGAEPTAESPARDVEETGSEETRLLRKASSKARRVEEEAEPKRVRSHSPSVANDYTLPAFTPNNPLGSEHVVPGFYCNLCSVFYKNETSARTLHCSRLGHYNNLKKYYQGLQEEQSRSQSGGSTAGNSPK